A genomic region of Desulfosarcina ovata subsp. ovata contains the following coding sequences:
- a CDS encoding segregation and condensation protein A, with protein sequence MVLITDNLADDNSADRDDRRYQVKLQNIFEGPMDLLVHLIKKAEVDIYDIPISRITEQYLAYLEWMKQMNIDFAGDFVLMASTLTHIKSRMLLPKQLGEEEDEDPRLEITRPLLEYLRIKSAAEQLAERDLLGETTFTRKPENDLLKEVEDDQVIHIGLFELIDAFQRILEKVTPGHRVDLTRDRISVQQRITQLTEILEEKESLTFDELFSDGRERADIIVTFLALLEMAKLGLVRIAQHVPTGIIRIFYQ encoded by the coding sequence ATGGTACTGATAACGGACAACCTGGCCGACGATAATTCTGCAGACCGTGACGATAGACGCTATCAGGTCAAGCTACAGAACATTTTCGAAGGCCCCATGGATCTTCTGGTCCACCTGATTAAAAAGGCGGAGGTGGATATTTATGACATCCCCATCTCCCGGATTACCGAGCAGTACCTGGCCTACCTGGAGTGGATGAAGCAGATGAACATCGATTTTGCCGGGGATTTCGTCCTCATGGCATCCACCCTGACGCATATCAAATCCAGGATGCTGCTGCCAAAACAATTGGGGGAAGAGGAAGATGAGGATCCCCGGCTGGAGATCACCCGGCCTCTATTGGAGTACCTGCGCATCAAATCCGCAGCAGAGCAGTTGGCCGAACGCGACCTTCTGGGGGAAACCACCTTTACCCGCAAACCGGAAAACGATCTTCTGAAAGAAGTCGAGGACGACCAGGTGATCCATATCGGCCTGTTTGAACTGATCGATGCCTTCCAGCGCATCCTGGAAAAAGTCACGCCGGGCCACCGCGTCGATCTCACCCGGGACCGCATCTCGGTTCAACAGCGCATCACCCAGCTGACAGAGATTCTGGAAGAGAAGGAATCCCTGACCTTTGACGAACTGTTTTCGGACGGTCGCGAGCGCGCCGACATCATCGTCACTTTTCTGGCCCTCTTGGAAATGGCCAAACTCGGGCTGGTGCGTATCGCCCAACACGTCCCCACGGGAATCATCCGGATTTTTTATCAGTAA
- a CDS encoding Gfo/Idh/MocA family protein, with amino-acid sequence MEPVNTKLRIGVVGVGYLGKFHAQKYHHMPDVDLVGVADTDGIQGRKVADDNRTTFYPDHQSLFGKVDAVSIAAPTPAHFSIARDFLNQGVDVLIEKPITSLIEDADELIRMARNKNLIIQVGHLERFNPAVVALEGRIIQPRFIESHRLSIFQGRCTDVSVVLDLMIHDIDLILSLVKSEVKAVNAAGISVISGNIDIANARLEFVNGAVANVTASRISAKNERKFRLFQKEAYISIDFANHQITYVHPDPDQSDGIIPGMAIEAMNFDKGDALDDELKAFVQAVRSRHQPPVTGQMGRDALNIALSIMNQIQETSQHIAC; translated from the coding sequence ATGGAACCGGTAAACACAAAATTGCGAATCGGAGTGGTGGGAGTCGGCTACCTGGGGAAATTCCACGCCCAAAAGTATCATCATATGCCGGATGTGGACCTGGTGGGGGTCGCCGATACCGATGGGATTCAAGGCCGCAAAGTGGCGGATGACAACCGCACCACGTTTTATCCGGATCACCAGTCCCTTTTCGGAAAAGTCGATGCCGTCAGTATCGCCGCCCCCACGCCGGCCCACTTTTCCATCGCCCGGGATTTCCTCAACCAGGGGGTGGATGTCCTGATTGAGAAACCCATTACCAGCCTTATCGAAGATGCCGATGAATTGATCCGTATGGCCAGGAACAAAAACCTGATTATCCAGGTCGGGCACCTGGAACGGTTTAATCCGGCAGTGGTCGCCTTGGAAGGCAGAATCATCCAACCCCGCTTTATCGAATCCCACCGGCTCAGCATTTTTCAGGGGCGCTGCACCGATGTCAGCGTGGTGCTGGATCTGATGATCCACGATATCGACCTGATTCTGAGTCTGGTCAAATCCGAGGTCAAGGCGGTCAACGCCGCCGGGATTTCAGTCATATCGGGTAATATCGACATTGCCAACGCCCGGCTGGAATTCGTCAACGGTGCCGTCGCCAATGTGACCGCCAGTCGCATTTCAGCAAAAAATGAACGAAAATTCAGACTGTTTCAAAAAGAGGCCTATATATCCATCGATTTTGCCAACCATCAGATCACCTATGTCCATCCTGACCCGGATCAGTCCGACGGCATTATCCCGGGAATGGCCATCGAGGCCATGAATTTCGACAAAGGTGATGCTCTGGATGATGAGTTGAAGGCTTTCGTACAGGCGGTTCGAAGCCGGCATCAACCACCCGTGACCGGCCAGATGGGACGTGATGCGCTGAATATCGCGCTGTCGATTATGAATCAGATTCAGGAAACCAGCCAGCACATTGCGTGTTGA
- the scpB gene encoding SMC-Scp complex subunit ScpB, producing MAEDLKYIIESLLFVAETPLTLEQLKGVLEGEETAAIKAALESLIADYDTRNGGFVLRQVAGGYQFRTQGRFNEWIKRLIKPNAPRLSKAALETLAIIAYNQPIIRSDIEHIRGVDSGGVIRMLMERKLIRVLGRKEIPGRPLIYATTKHFLEVFELKDLKDLPTPKEIEELGKSRLEEEEPEDEIQTNAEPAAMPGVSENGEAGEVSLNNS from the coding sequence ATGGCTGAAGACCTGAAATACATTATCGAAAGCCTGCTTTTTGTCGCGGAAACACCGTTGACTCTGGAGCAACTCAAAGGGGTGCTCGAAGGCGAGGAGACCGCTGCCATCAAAGCGGCCCTGGAATCACTGATCGCGGATTACGACACCCGCAACGGCGGCTTCGTGCTCCGGCAGGTGGCCGGTGGCTACCAGTTCCGCACCCAGGGCCGATTTAACGAATGGATCAAACGCCTCATCAAGCCCAACGCCCCGCGCCTCAGCAAAGCGGCCCTGGAAACCCTGGCCATCATCGCCTACAACCAGCCCATCATCCGCAGCGACATCGAGCACATCCGGGGGGTGGACAGCGGCGGCGTGATCCGCATGCTCATGGAGCGCAAACTGATCCGCGTGCTGGGCAGAAAAGAGATTCCCGGCCGGCCGTTGATCTACGCCACCACCAAACATTTTCTTGAGGTGTTTGAGTTGAAGGATCTTAAGGATCTGCCGACGCCTAAGGAGATTGAGGAGCTGGGTAAATCGCGACTCGAGGAGGAGGAGCCGGAGGATGAAATCCAGACCAATGCTGAACCCGCGGCGATGCCGGGTGTCTCGGAAAACGGAGAAGCCGGTGAGGTCTCCCTTAACAACAGTTGA
- a CDS encoding type II secretion system F family protein, with translation MPIYLWEGKNRNNIVQKGEMEASGEDVVRANLNRLRITPTKIKKKPKDLFENVAFLQPKVTQKDVILFCRQFSTMIDAGLPIIQCMDILHAQQENVTFKKMLKNIKEQVESGSTLADALKKYPKQFDDLFVNMVAAGEAGGILDTILRRLSAYMEKAAKLKGQVKGAMTYPIVTLLIAVLVVAVILVFVIPVFQEMFTDMGGTLPGPTLIVIAMSDFVKSKVHWIIIAVILFIWAFKKYYRTEKGRRLVDATVLKLPVFGILIRKVAVAKFTRTMGTMLSSGVAILEALDIVAKTAGNKTVERAIYTVRTGIAEGRTMADPLAESGVFPAMVCQMISVGESTGALDAMLQKIADFYEEEVDQAVENLTSLIEPFMLVFLGVVIGGLVISMYLPVFKMAGNL, from the coding sequence ATGCCGATTTACCTGTGGGAAGGTAAAAACAGGAACAATATTGTACAGAAAGGCGAAATGGAAGCCTCCGGTGAGGATGTGGTCCGCGCCAATCTCAATCGACTTCGCATCACACCGACCAAAATCAAGAAAAAACCCAAAGATCTTTTTGAAAATGTCGCTTTTCTTCAGCCCAAGGTCACCCAAAAGGATGTGATCCTGTTTTGTCGGCAGTTTTCCACCATGATCGATGCGGGGCTGCCAATTATCCAATGCATGGATATCCTGCATGCCCAACAGGAAAATGTTACCTTCAAAAAAATGCTCAAGAATATAAAAGAGCAGGTGGAAAGCGGGTCTACCCTGGCGGACGCCTTGAAAAAATACCCCAAACAGTTCGACGACCTGTTCGTGAATATGGTCGCCGCGGGTGAGGCCGGTGGTATCCTCGACACGATTTTGCGGCGATTGTCGGCCTATATGGAAAAGGCGGCCAAATTGAAAGGTCAGGTCAAGGGCGCAATGACCTACCCCATCGTGACCCTTCTTATCGCCGTTCTGGTCGTTGCCGTCATTCTGGTGTTCGTCATTCCCGTTTTCCAGGAGATGTTCACTGATATGGGCGGGACCCTGCCCGGCCCCACACTGATCGTTATTGCCATGAGCGACTTTGTCAAATCCAAGGTTCATTGGATTATCATCGCCGTGATCCTTTTTATCTGGGCCTTCAAAAAATATTACCGGACCGAAAAAGGGCGGCGGCTTGTCGATGCCACCGTACTTAAGCTGCCGGTGTTCGGAATACTCATCCGCAAGGTGGCGGTTGCCAAATTTACCCGTACCATGGGAACCATGCTGTCAAGTGGTGTCGCCATTTTGGAGGCACTGGATATCGTCGCCAAAACCGCTGGCAACAAAACGGTTGAACGGGCCATTTATACGGTCCGGACCGGTATCGCCGAAGGACGGACCATGGCCGATCCGTTGGCTGAAAGCGGTGTTTTTCCGGCAATGGTGTGTCAGATGATTTCCGTTGGTGAATCGACCGGCGCGCTGGACGCCATGCTGCAGAAAATTGCTGATTTTTACGAAGAGGAAGTCGATCAGGCGGTGGAAAACCTGACTTCACTGATCGAGCCGTTCATGCTGGTCTTTTTGGGTGTCGTCATCGGTGGCCTGGTGATTTCCATGTACCTCCCCGTTTTCAAAATGGCCGGAAATTTGTGA
- the lpxB gene encoding lipid-A-disaccharide synthase → MPSKRMMIIAGEASGDMHGAKLAQSLKQLGGDLFLFGIGGNAMRAEGVDLLVDARDLAVVGITEVLGKLPTIRRALGIVRKALVRIRPQLLILIDFPDFNFRVAAMAKRIGIPVLYYISPQIWAWRQGRVKTIKRLVDHMAVILPFEAPFYRKHDVPVTFVGHPLLDRIQPKSTVDSKSSMAKAPTIGLLPGSRGKEVSTLLPAMLQAAGIIRKTFPSARFMVSCADSIDADRVFGLVREQPMLADVDIVNGPVSEMFQKSHLLVAASGTVTLEAALHGIPLVIVYKVSPLSYWLGKRLIKIKHIGIVNLIIQKGLLPELIQGDASPHKIAATVVGLLKDQRQFNQIRSELLRVKNLLGGAGASNRVARLAFDLIRAKSSNDE, encoded by the coding sequence ATGCCTTCAAAACGGATGATGATCATCGCCGGAGAAGCCTCCGGAGATATGCACGGTGCCAAACTGGCCCAATCGTTAAAGCAATTGGGCGGTGACCTGTTTCTATTCGGTATCGGCGGCAATGCCATGCGTGCCGAAGGGGTTGACCTGCTCGTCGATGCCCGGGACCTTGCGGTGGTGGGCATCACGGAAGTGCTGGGCAAACTGCCCACGATCCGTCGTGCTTTGGGGATTGTCCGCAAAGCACTTGTGCGCATCCGCCCCCAACTGTTGATTCTAATCGATTTTCCCGATTTTAATTTTCGGGTTGCCGCCATGGCAAAACGGATAGGCATACCGGTCCTCTATTACATCAGCCCCCAAATTTGGGCTTGGCGCCAGGGACGGGTCAAAACCATCAAACGGCTGGTCGATCACATGGCGGTGATCCTTCCGTTTGAGGCTCCCTTCTACCGCAAACATGACGTCCCCGTCACTTTTGTCGGCCACCCGCTTTTGGATCGCATCCAACCCAAGTCAACCGTGGACTCGAAATCGTCCATGGCAAAGGCACCGACTATCGGTCTGCTTCCGGGATCCCGGGGAAAAGAGGTATCGACCCTGCTACCAGCGATGCTGCAGGCCGCCGGAATCATTCGGAAGACCTTTCCATCGGCCCGTTTTATGGTTTCCTGCGCCGATTCTATCGACGCCGACCGCGTTTTTGGTCTGGTCCGCGAGCAGCCCATGCTTGCCGATGTCGATATTGTCAACGGACCGGTGAGTGAGATGTTCCAAAAGAGTCATCTGCTCGTGGCGGCTTCGGGAACCGTCACCCTTGAGGCGGCGCTTCACGGGATCCCGCTGGTGATCGTGTACAAGGTCTCACCGCTGAGCTACTGGTTGGGGAAACGGCTTATCAAAATCAAACACATCGGCATCGTCAATCTCATTATCCAAAAGGGATTGCTTCCCGAATTGATCCAAGGTGATGCTTCGCCGCATAAAATTGCCGCCACCGTTGTCGGTCTGCTGAAGGACCAACGGCAGTTCAACCAAATTAGAAGCGAACTGTTGCGGGTGAAAAATCTTCTTGGGGGGGCCGGTGCTTCAAATCGTGTCGCCCGGCTTGCCTTCGACCTGATCCGGGCAAAATCATCCAACGATGAATAA
- a CDS encoding CBS domain-containing protein — protein sequence MINGSPTRTSPLTIITSHVNADFDAMASMLAAQKLYPEARVVFPGSQERNLRNFFIQSMVYLFNIVELNRIDFAAVSRLVLVDTRRRNRIGDLARVLDNPDLEIHIYDHHPKNDDDIPAHKEFHMLTGATVTILSEILQKKMIPVSPEEATIMCLGIYEDTGSFSFPSTTENDFKAAAFFLSKGANLNVISSMITREFNPEQIGLLNDMIQTARHITVNGVDIVLTSVVTDNYFPDFSFLVQKMAKMENIDAIFALGLMENKVYVVARSRTDDVDVGDILDHLGGGGHPAAAAATIKGKTIAQAEQMLLEALHGKINPRRLARHLMSAPAIMAGPETTCGEARTLLNRYNINALLVGERAPGNDGFSGYITRQVIEKALFHDLDGISIGEYMSTEISHVKPDADIVEIQDKIIGNKQRILPVTEHGKVLGVITRTDLLNTLVQKSRLSSHEISAMNDHFSSKRLRMVLNFMRERLTDPIMQVLVQLGEVADHLNFNAFVVGGFVRDMFLYRDNEDIDVVVEGNGITFAKTFSRKYGTRTHTHQKFGTAVIIFPDGFKIDVASARMEYYQFPASLPVVEMSSIKMDMFRRDFTINTLAVQLNPNKFGRLIDFFSGQKDIKDKVLRVLHNLSFVEDPTRVFRALRFEQRFGFTIGKLTSSLIDNAVKMEFFKRLSGKRVYTELVLILKEENPAPTIMRLLDYDLLRVIHPRMKIEKDLKRLLDSAKKVVDWHDLLFIDETYERWTVYFMVLLRHCDLKTTHEICSHLTVAPRHAKMFTETRIGVGKQLMSLERRKRITHAEIFNLLKGFKTEVILYMMASTQSESAKKRISLYHTQLRNVTITITGKDLLAMGLKPGPLFSRTLQAVLDAKLNGQIKTREDEFTFIGKQLKDTDAKRPAGNRKPPGPGNGR from the coding sequence ATGATCAACGGCAGCCCAACGCGCACGTCTCCCCTAACCATCATCACCAGCCATGTGAATGCCGATTTTGATGCCATGGCATCAATGCTGGCCGCTCAGAAGCTGTACCCGGAAGCACGGGTGGTCTTTCCGGGATCCCAGGAAAGAAACCTGCGCAATTTTTTCATCCAGTCGATGGTTTACCTGTTTAATATCGTCGAGCTGAACCGGATCGATTTCGCCGCTGTGAGCCGACTGGTACTTGTGGATACCCGACGGCGCAATCGGATTGGTGACCTGGCACGGGTTCTGGACAACCCGGATCTCGAAATTCACATCTATGACCACCATCCGAAAAACGACGACGACATCCCCGCGCACAAGGAATTCCATATGCTCACCGGCGCCACGGTAACCATCCTGTCCGAAATCCTTCAGAAAAAGATGATTCCTGTGAGCCCGGAAGAAGCCACCATCATGTGCCTGGGAATTTATGAAGACACCGGTTCGTTCTCCTTCCCGTCAACCACGGAGAATGATTTCAAAGCGGCGGCATTTTTCCTCTCCAAAGGAGCCAACCTGAACGTCATTTCCAGCATGATTACCCGGGAATTCAACCCCGAACAGATCGGCCTGCTGAATGATATGATTCAGACCGCCCGGCATATAACGGTTAATGGGGTGGACATCGTGCTGACCAGCGTGGTCACCGATAATTATTTTCCTGACTTTTCGTTTCTGGTTCAGAAAATGGCCAAAATGGAGAACATCGATGCCATTTTTGCGCTGGGTCTGATGGAAAACAAAGTTTACGTGGTAGCCAGAAGCCGAACGGACGATGTGGATGTGGGTGACATCCTGGATCACCTGGGAGGTGGCGGGCACCCCGCGGCAGCAGCAGCCACCATCAAGGGCAAAACCATTGCCCAGGCCGAGCAGATGTTGCTGGAGGCCCTGCACGGAAAAATCAACCCCAGGCGCCTGGCCCGACACCTGATGTCCGCGCCGGCCATCATGGCGGGCCCGGAGACCACCTGCGGTGAAGCCAGGACGCTGCTCAACCGTTACAACATCAATGCCCTGCTGGTCGGTGAACGTGCCCCGGGAAATGATGGTTTCAGCGGCTACATCACCCGACAGGTAATCGAAAAAGCCTTGTTCCACGACCTGGATGGCATCTCTATCGGCGAATACATGAGCACCGAGATTTCTCATGTAAAGCCGGATGCGGACATTGTGGAAATCCAGGACAAAATCATCGGTAACAAGCAGCGCATTCTGCCGGTCACGGAACATGGCAAGGTACTGGGGGTTATCACGCGAACGGACCTGCTCAACACCCTTGTTCAGAAAAGCCGCCTGTCCAGCCATGAAATCTCGGCAATGAACGACCATTTCAGCAGCAAACGGCTGCGTATGGTGCTGAATTTCATGCGCGAACGGCTTACCGACCCGATCATGCAGGTCCTTGTCCAGCTGGGCGAAGTAGCCGACCATCTGAACTTCAACGCCTTTGTGGTAGGCGGGTTTGTCCGTGATATGTTCCTGTATCGCGACAACGAAGACATCGATGTGGTGGTCGAAGGCAATGGGATTACTTTCGCAAAAACCTTTTCCCGAAAATATGGCACCCGCACCCATACCCATCAAAAATTCGGCACCGCAGTGATTATCTTCCCCGACGGATTCAAGATCGATGTGGCCTCGGCAAGGATGGAATATTACCAATTTCCGGCATCGCTTCCGGTGGTTGAGATGAGTTCCATCAAAATGGACATGTTTCGCCGCGATTTCACCATTAACACCCTGGCCGTCCAGCTCAATCCAAATAAATTCGGTCGATTGATCGATTTTTTTTCCGGGCAGAAGGACATCAAGGACAAGGTCTTGCGCGTTCTACACAACCTCAGTTTTGTGGAAGATCCCACACGGGTCTTCCGGGCCCTGCGGTTTGAGCAGCGTTTCGGCTTCACCATCGGCAAGCTGACCTCCAGCCTGATCGACAATGCTGTTAAAATGGAGTTTTTCAAGCGACTGTCCGGCAAAAGGGTCTATACCGAACTTGTCTTGATCCTGAAGGAGGAAAACCCCGCACCGACGATCATGCGGCTTCTCGACTATGATCTGCTGCGGGTCATTCATCCCCGGATGAAAATTGAAAAGGATCTGAAACGGTTGCTGGATAGCGCAAAAAAAGTGGTTGATTGGCACGATCTGCTGTTTATCGATGAAACTTACGAGCGCTGGACCGTCTATTTCATGGTTCTGCTTCGCCATTGCGACTTGAAAACAACTCATGAAATCTGCAGCCATCTGACCGTGGCGCCGCGACATGCAAAAATGTTCACCGAAACGCGCATCGGTGTGGGAAAGCAACTAATGTCTCTGGAGCGGCGCAAGAGGATAACCCATGCAGAGATATTCAATCTGCTCAAAGGGTTTAAAACCGAGGTCATCCTCTATATGATGGCCAGCACCCAGTCGGAAAGTGCCAAAAAACGGATCTCGCTGTATCACACCCAACTGCGTAACGTGACCATCACCATCACCGGCAAGGATCTTTTGGCCATGGGCCTCAAACCGGGCCCTTTGTTCAGCCGGACCCTACAGGCGGTATTGGATGCCAAACTCAATGGGCAGATCAAAACCCGGGAGGACGAATTCACTTTTATCGGTAAGCAACTGAAGGATACGGATGCGAAAAGGCCCGCCGGAAACAGGAAACCACCCGGGCCGGGTAATGGGAGATAG
- a CDS encoding fibronectin type III domain-containing protein, which yields MKSKQQSFLKICFTGLTALFCLVTVAHSANVTLAWDANDPEPEGYRVFAREEGQSYDYQYPLWEGDETTCTLAGLVEGITYYFVVRAFEGTLESADSEEVSYTPAATGLNQSPSASAGDSQTVYEDDAVALDGTASSDSDGSIVSYLWEQTGGTSITISNSSQALATFTAPVVDADGETLTFSLTVTDDDGNTSVATTTVNVLKSDSTDADSEEASDTPAEIGVNQSPSASAGDSQTVYEGDAVTLDGTASSDSDGSIVSYLWAQTGGTSITVSNSSQAQATFTAPVVDADGETLTFSLTVTDNDGNTSVATTTVNVLKSDSTDVDGDNVPDVLDAFPEDPTEWADNDSDGVGDNEDSDDDNDGMSDQWESEYGLDPYTDDAGLDADGDGVSNLDEYEAQTDPVASPTNTAPDAPVIETVYTDAFVDLTPVLVSGAYFDPDSDDHYQSQWQISTEVDFPDSSAMVLDETTTTQLTAYQVGEMVLDYDTVYYWRVRFVDARSGESDWSEVSSFITVESSDDTDTNGIPDDQEVSAIVDLNENGINDILEDDIKLVNTVEGQTVVGVKAVSSNIILFSVKSISSDTVSDQSVAMGFGLIGFKLYLDEVGAAATVTIYFSTAVEEDSQLYKYYSDTGWEIYERSVFAENRKSVTLTLVDGGIGDEDGVANGIIVDPSGISSVDTATTDSASVSTSDSSSSSGGGGGGGCFISTGSEGMGHLGLATTSSVALTAILLLMAAGSLSAAVCRINKKGRVDGTR from the coding sequence ATGAAATCCAAACAACAATCCTTTCTGAAAATCTGTTTCACTGGCCTCACGGCACTATTTTGCTTGGTTACGGTCGCACACAGTGCCAACGTCACCCTGGCGTGGGACGCCAATGACCCGGAGCCTGAAGGCTATCGGGTTTTTGCACGTGAAGAAGGGCAGAGCTATGATTATCAGTACCCCCTCTGGGAAGGTGACGAGACCACCTGTACCCTGGCCGGGCTCGTCGAAGGGATCACGTATTACTTTGTCGTTCGTGCCTTTGAGGGAACGCTCGAAAGTGCGGATTCCGAAGAAGTTTCCTACACACCTGCGGCAACAGGCCTCAATCAGTCCCCCAGCGCCTCTGCCGGTGATTCCCAGACGGTTTACGAAGACGATGCGGTAGCGCTGGACGGGACCGCTTCCAGTGACAGCGACGGATCGATCGTCAGCTATTTGTGGGAACAGACCGGTGGAACCAGCATCACCATCAGCAACAGCTCGCAGGCGCTAGCCACCTTCACGGCGCCAGTCGTCGATGCTGACGGAGAAACCTTGACCTTCAGCCTGACGGTAACCGACGACGACGGCAACACGTCTGTTGCGACAACCACGGTCAATGTCCTTAAATCCGACAGTACCGACGCGGATTCCGAAGAAGCTTCCGACACACCTGCCGAAATAGGCGTCAATCAGTCCCCCAGCGCCTCTGCCGGTGATTCCCAGACGGTTTACGAAGGCGATGCGGTAACGCTGGACGGGACCGCTTCCAGTGACAGCGACGGATCGATCGTCAGCTACCTGTGGGCGCAGACCGGTGGAACCAGCATCACCGTCAGCAACAGCTCGCAGGCGCAAGCCACCTTCACGGCACCAGTCGTCGATGCTGACGGAGAAACCTTGACCTTCAGCTTGACGGTAACCGACAACGACGGCAACACGTCTGTTGCCACAACCACGGTCAATGTCCTTAAATCCGACAGCACCGATGTGGATGGCGACAATGTCCCCGACGTTCTGGACGCGTTTCCCGAAGATCCGACGGAGTGGGCGGATAATGACAGTGACGGCGTTGGTGATAATGAAGACAGTGACGACGATAATGATGGGATGTCCGACCAGTGGGAATCGGAATACGGCCTGGATCCATACACGGATGACGCCGGACTGGATGCGGACGGGGATGGCGTGAGCAATCTGGACGAATACGAAGCCCAGACCGATCCCGTTGCCTCACCCACCAATACGGCACCGGATGCCCCTGTCATCGAGACTGTCTACACGGATGCGTTTGTCGATCTTACCCCGGTATTGGTCTCGGGGGCTTACTTCGATCCGGACAGCGATGATCATTATCAGTCCCAATGGCAGATCAGTACGGAAGTTGATTTCCCTGATTCTTCCGCGATGGTTCTGGATGAGACCACAACAACCCAGTTGACTGCCTATCAGGTGGGGGAAATGGTGCTCGACTATGATACCGTTTACTACTGGCGGGTACGGTTCGTCGACGCGCGCAGCGGTGAGTCGGACTGGTCGGAGGTCTCGAGTTTCATCACTGTGGAAAGCTCGGACGATACGGATACCAACGGTATCCCGGACGATCAGGAGGTCAGTGCCATTGTCGATCTCAATGAAAATGGAATCAACGATATCCTGGAAGACGATATCAAGCTGGTCAACACAGTTGAGGGGCAAACCGTTGTCGGGGTTAAGGCGGTTTCGAGCAATATTATCCTTTTTTCTGTTAAATCAATCTCTTCAGACACCGTTTCTGACCAGAGCGTGGCCATGGGTTTCGGCCTCATCGGTTTCAAACTCTATCTTGACGAGGTGGGCGCGGCAGCGACGGTGACCATCTACTTCTCAACCGCTGTAGAAGAGGATTCACAGCTTTACAAATACTACAGCGATACCGGGTGGGAAATTTACGAACGTTCCGTTTTCGCAGAGAACCGCAAAAGTGTAACTTTGACGCTGGTCGATGGCGGCATCGGAGACGAAGATGGCGTCGCCAACGGCATTATCGTCGATCCCTCCGGTATCTCTTCTGTGGACACGGCCACCACGGACAGCGCTTCGGTATCCACAAGTGATTCGTCCTCTTCCAGTGGCGGTGGAGGCGGTGGCGGTTGTTTTATCTCCACCGGATCCGAGGGGATGGGGCATTTGGGACTGGCCACAACATCCAGTGTGGCCTTGACAGCAATTCTGTTGCTGATGGCAGCGGGTTCCCTCAGTGCAGCTGTATGTCGCATCAACAAAAAGGGAAGGGTGGACGGAACGCGTTAA
- a CDS encoding mobilization protein encodes MARIHFVGGEKGGVGKSVLSRILAQYHIDQGKPFGAFDGDLSHGDLIRYYGEYTETVDIRTFESADRIAEEAAESGRDVIVDLPAQASFNLDRWMADTGLVEFSNDIGVVLTLWHIMDDGTDSIRLLEKTLSTYGSGPDYVLVRNHGRGNDFSLFDESEEKVKAEAVGARIMDLPSLHAGSMRKIDRIGASLWAAANNKDKAIGPTLGLLERQRVKVWLKKAYAELDRVLQLPESPSSSD; translated from the coding sequence ATGGCTCGTATCCATTTTGTAGGCGGCGAAAAGGGTGGTGTTGGCAAATCCGTACTATCCAGAATATTGGCGCAATACCACATCGACCAAGGGAAACCCTTTGGTGCCTTCGATGGCGACCTATCGCATGGTGATCTGATACGTTATTACGGTGAATACACAGAGACCGTGGACATCCGTACCTTTGAGAGTGCCGACCGGATCGCAGAAGAGGCCGCAGAATCAGGTCGTGACGTTATTGTCGATTTGCCTGCCCAAGCTTCCTTTAATTTGGATCGATGGATGGCGGATACCGGTTTGGTGGAATTCAGCAATGATATCGGCGTGGTCCTTACATTGTGGCATATAATGGACGATGGTACCGACTCAATCCGCCTTTTGGAAAAGACCCTGAGTACATATGGCTCCGGTCCAGATTATGTGCTGGTGCGCAACCACGGACGTGGCAACGACTTTTCTTTATTTGATGAGTCTGAGGAGAAAGTTAAGGCTGAGGCTGTGGGCGCACGCATTATGGATCTACCCAGCCTGCACGCCGGATCCATGCGGAAGATCGACCGGATTGGGGCAAGTCTGTGGGCCGCCGCTAATAACAAAGACAAAGCGATAGGACCAACCTTGGGCTTGTTAGAGCGTCAACGTGTCAAGGTCTGGTTAAAGAAGGCCTATGCCGAGTTGGATCGAGTGCTGCAACTTCCGGAGTCCCCTTCCTCGTCTGATTGA